The following are encoded in a window of uncultured Sphaerochaeta sp. genomic DNA:
- the rplA gene encoding 50S ribosomal protein L1 has protein sequence MKHGKKYREAIKNVDREKLYTFDEAAALVKELAFASFDETVEVSVKLTLKKSQSVRDTVVLPNQFSAQKRILVFAKGEKAEEAREAGAAYVGDNDLIEKIRGGWMDFDVAVATPDMMKDVGRLGPILGRRGLMPNPKTQTVTFDVKGALAELSQGRVEFRSDKTNVVHLPIGKVSMDPALVSENAKSVVKEIVRKKPSDAKADFVVSIALSSTMGPGVRVNVKDMSATV, from the coding sequence ATGAAACACGGAAAGAAGTATCGAGAAGCAATTAAAAATGTTGACCGTGAGAAGCTCTATACATTTGATGAAGCAGCAGCTTTGGTAAAAGAGCTTGCTTTCGCTTCATTTGATGAGACTGTTGAGGTATCTGTTAAGCTGACCCTCAAGAAAAGCCAGAGTGTTCGTGACACGGTAGTCCTTCCCAATCAGTTTTCCGCCCAGAAGCGTATCCTTGTATTCGCTAAGGGAGAGAAGGCAGAAGAAGCTCGTGAAGCTGGTGCAGCCTATGTTGGCGACAATGACCTGATCGAGAAGATTCGTGGTGGTTGGATGGATTTCGATGTGGCAGTCGCCACTCCTGACATGATGAAGGACGTTGGTCGTCTTGGTCCGATTCTTGGTCGCCGAGGCTTGATGCCGAACCCCAAGACCCAGACTGTAACTTTTGACGTCAAGGGTGCTCTTGCTGAGCTTTCCCAAGGTCGTGTCGAGTTCCGTTCTGACAAGACAAACGTTGTCCACCTTCCCATCGGTAAGGTCTCCATGGATCCTGCTTTGGTAAGTGAAAACGCCAAATCTGTTGTCAAGGAAATCGTCCGTAAGAAGCCATCTGACGCAAAGGCTGACTTCGTGGTCAGTATCGCACTTTCCTCCACCATGGGTCCGGGAGTCCGGGTCAATGTGAAGGATATGTCGGCCACGGTGTAA
- the rplJ gene encoding 50S ribosomal protein L10 produces MDHKTRITPAKEEAVKALKDEFSQYTGYIFTDYRGMTVEQITKLRRTLMEKDAAFRVVKNRFAKIALTDLDRTADEQLIGPTAIALVKGDEANVVAKDLFAIKKEGASIEVKGALLDGEFYNAEQIEAFSKLPTRLELIASLMGTMKAPVQKLAATLLAYVENNGGSVESASEEN; encoded by the coding sequence ATGGATCATAAAACTCGTATTACCCCTGCGAAGGAAGAGGCCGTCAAGGCTTTGAAAGATGAGTTCAGCCAGTACACCGGGTATATCTTCACCGATTACCGTGGTATGACTGTTGAACAGATCACCAAGCTTCGCAGAACTCTTATGGAAAAGGATGCAGCATTCCGTGTTGTAAAGAACCGGTTTGCAAAGATTGCACTCACAGACCTGGATAGAACTGCTGATGAGCAGCTTATTGGACCCACTGCTATCGCTCTGGTGAAAGGTGATGAGGCCAATGTTGTTGCCAAGGATCTGTTTGCGATCAAGAAAGAGGGTGCTTCCATTGAAGTGAAAGGCGCTCTTCTTGATGGTGAATTCTATAATGCCGAGCAGATTGAGGCTTTCAGCAAGCTCCCAACCAGATTGGAACTGATTGCATCCTTGATGGGAACCATGAAGGCTCCCGTGCAGAAGCTGGCAGCAACCTTGCTTGCCTATGTCGAGAACAATGGTGGCTCAGTAGAGTCTGCCAGCGAAGAGAACTAG
- the rplL gene encoding 50S ribosomal protein L7/L12: MATKEEILESIASMSVMEVADLIKMMEEKFGVQAAAAAVAAGPAAAAEAVEEPTEFNVILKAADPSKKIAAIKEVRAITGLGLKEAKELVEAGDKVVKEAVSKADADALKEKLEATGCTVEVKPVD; encoded by the coding sequence ATGGCTACTAAAGAAGAGATTTTGGAATCAATCGCAAGTATGTCCGTCATGGAGGTCGCTGACCTCATCAAGATGATGGAAGAGAAGTTCGGCGTCCAGGCTGCAGCTGCTGCTGTTGCTGCTGGTCCTGCAGCTGCTGCTGAAGCAGTTGAAGAGCCGACCGAATTCAACGTCATCCTCAAGGCTGCAGATCCTTCCAAGAAGATTGCTGCCATCAAGGAAGTCCGTGCTATCACCGGCCTCGGCCTGAAGGAAGCAAAGGAACTTGTTGAGGCTGGCGATAAGGTTGTCAAGGAAGCTGTCAGCAAGGCAGACGCAGATGCACTCAAGGAGAAGCTTGAGGCTACTGGCTGTACTGTTGAGGTCAAGCCCGTTGACTAA